The Nonlabens spongiae genome contains a region encoding:
- the purN gene encoding phosphoribosylglycinamide formyltransferase → MKNIVIFASGSGTNAQAILDYFKDSENTCVSLILSNKKKAPVLDRAQKAGIPAMSFNRHAFAKAGPVHSLLKSIQPDLIVLAGFLWKIPEFLITDFPNQIINLHPSLLPKYGGKGMYGIAVHEAVLANKESKSGITIHFVNEEYDKGAYIAQFECDVMEGDTPSTLAGRIHQLEHQHLPATIEKLLHG, encoded by the coding sequence AAAAATATTGTCATTTTTGCGAGTGGCAGCGGTACAAATGCTCAGGCTATCTTAGACTACTTCAAGGATTCTGAAAATACCTGCGTCAGTTTGATCTTATCTAATAAGAAGAAGGCACCTGTTTTGGATCGTGCCCAGAAGGCCGGAATTCCAGCGATGAGTTTTAATAGGCACGCTTTCGCGAAAGCGGGACCCGTTCATTCCCTACTCAAATCCATACAACCCGACTTGATCGTTCTTGCGGGTTTCCTCTGGAAGATCCCAGAATTTCTAATTACCGATTTCCCGAACCAGATCATCAATTTACACCCTTCCCTCCTGCCGAAATATGGCGGAAAAGGTATGTATGGAATTGCGGTACATGAAGCAGTTCTGGCAAATAAGGAATCCAAAAGCGGTATCACCATCCATTTTGTAAATGAAGAGTACGATAAAGGAGCATACATTGCGCAATTTGAATGCGATGTGATGGAAGGTGATACTCCATCTACATTGGCAGGTCGCATTCACCAGCTGGAACACCAGCATTTACCGGCAACCATAGAAAAACTATTGCATGGCTAG